One window of the Cryptomeria japonica chromosome 7, Sugi_1.0, whole genome shotgun sequence genome contains the following:
- the LOC131856549 gene encoding uncharacterized protein LOC131856549, with product MSSAASPSASPLTPTEIIDEILMRKAYYPEFDLGRLITQIDALLALYATQPRDKSPIGEKLGELPSASETLTFEDQLSTIVELISNEVHAASSLFVFNNFRFVVIVNNLD from the exons ATGTCTTCCGCAGCTTCTCCATCCGCGTCCCCTCTCACGCCTACGGAAATCATTGATGAAATTCTAATGAGAAAAGCATATTATCCAGAGTTCGATCTTGGCCGATTAATCACTCAAATAGACGCTCTTCTTGCGCTTTACGCCACTCAGCCG AGGGACAAAAGTCCCATCGGCGAGAAGTTAGGTGAGCTCCCTTCGGCATCAGAGACTCTCACTTTTGAAGACCAGCTGTCAACAATTGTGGAACTAATTTCCAATGAGGTACATGCAGCTTCTTCCCTATTTGTTTTCAATAATTTTCGTTTTGTTGTCATTGTCAATAATTTGGATTGA